In a genomic window of Ochrobactrum sp. Marseille-Q0166:
- a CDS encoding pyridoxal phosphate-dependent aminotransferase → MSIQRLAPRMSVIGASPTAEISNKVRALRAAGFDVVNLGEGELDFATPKAIADAGIEAIRNGETKYTAVSGTAALKAAIIHKFKTENSLTYEPNQVIAGAGAKQLIFNAFFATLDAGDEVIIPAPYWVSYPDMIRLAGGVPVSVATKRSNRWILQPEELEAAITPKTRWVILNSPSNPTGAVYSKDELKALTDVLLRHPNVLVMADDIYEHVIYQGTFATPAAVEPALFDRTLTINGVSKGFSMTGWRLGYAGGPAWLVSAMEMLQSQSTAHPSSISQGAAVAALNGGHDFMPEWIRILAERRAVAMDMIARADGLEADAPEGAFYVFADCSALFGRKTADGKVIASDLDVASYLLDEAHVGVVHGDAFGTPGHIRFAYAVATETLRVACERVVAAVNKLQK, encoded by the coding sequence ATGTCCATCCAACGTCTCGCCCCACGCATGAGTGTTATCGGCGCTTCTCCTACTGCCGAAATTTCCAATAAAGTCCGCGCCTTACGGGCAGCAGGTTTCGACGTCGTAAACCTTGGCGAAGGCGAACTTGACTTCGCTACACCCAAAGCAATTGCAGATGCTGGCATCGAAGCCATTCGCAATGGTGAAACAAAATACACTGCGGTATCGGGTACGGCAGCTCTTAAAGCTGCAATCATTCATAAGTTTAAAACAGAAAATAGTCTGACTTACGAGCCCAATCAGGTTATTGCTGGCGCTGGCGCCAAGCAGCTGATCTTCAATGCATTCTTTGCCACTTTGGATGCTGGCGACGAAGTGATTATACCGGCGCCATACTGGGTTTCATACCCTGATATGATCCGTCTTGCGGGTGGTGTGCCAGTTTCTGTTGCAACGAAGCGAAGCAACCGCTGGATATTGCAACCGGAAGAACTGGAAGCGGCGATTACGCCTAAAACCCGCTGGGTTATTCTAAATTCGCCAAGCAATCCAACCGGCGCTGTTTATTCCAAGGACGAGCTTAAGGCATTGACCGATGTCCTTCTGCGTCACCCTAACGTTCTCGTTATGGCAGATGATATTTATGAACATGTCATCTATCAGGGAACGTTCGCAACGCCTGCAGCCGTAGAACCTGCTCTTTTTGATCGTACACTCACCATCAACGGCGTTTCAAAAGGCTTCTCGATGACCGGCTGGCGACTCGGCTATGCGGGCGGACCTGCCTGGCTCGTTTCGGCGATGGAAATGCTGCAATCACAGAGCACAGCCCACCCGTCATCCATCAGCCAGGGAGCAGCTGTTGCTGCGCTCAATGGTGGTCATGATTTCATGCCTGAGTGGATCAGAATTCTGGCTGAACGCCGCGCGGTTGCAATGGACATGATCGCCCGCGCGGATGGTCTTGAAGCAGACGCTCCAGAAGGTGCGTTCTATGTTTTCGCCGATTGCTCTGCATTGTTTGGGCGGAAGACCGCAGACGGCAAGGTTATTGCAAGCGATCTCGATGTGGCGTCATACCTTCTGGATGAAGCGCATGTTGGCGTCGTTCACGGTGACGCTTTCGGGACGCCGGGTCACATTCGCTTTGCTTATGCAGTGGCGACCGAAACATTGCGCGTAGCGTGCGAACGCGTGGTTGCGGCAGTCAACAAACTCCAGAAATAA